A region of Saimiri boliviensis isolate mSaiBol1 chromosome 8, mSaiBol1.pri, whole genome shotgun sequence DNA encodes the following proteins:
- the EIF2B5 gene encoding translation initiation factor eIF2B subunit epsilon isoform X1, with translation MAAPVVAPPGVSVSRANKRSGAGSGGGGGGGARGAEEEPSPPLQAVLVADSFDRRFFPISKDLPRVLLPLANVALIDYTLEFLTATGVQETFVFCCWKAAQIKEHLLKSKWCRPTSLNVVRIITSALYRSLGDVLRDVDAKALVHSDFILVYGDVVSNINITRALEEHRLRRKLEKNVSVMTMIFKESSPSHPTRSPEDNVVVAVDSATNRVLHFQKTQGLRRFSFPLSLFQGSRDGVEVRYDLLDCQISICSPQVAQLFTDNFDYQTRDDFVRGLLVNEEILGNQIHMHVTTKEYGARVSNLHMYSAVCADVIRRWVYPLTPEANFTDSSTQSCTHSRHNIYRGPEVSLGHGSILEENVLLGSGTVVGSNCFITNSVIGPGCHIGDNVVLDQTYLWQGVRVAAGAQIHQSLLCDNAEVKEQVTLKPRCVLTSQVVVGPNITLPEGSVISLHPPDTEEDEDEGQFSDDSGADQEKEKVKMKGYNPAEVGVAGQGHLWKAAGMNTEEEEKLRHSLWELNINMEEESETESERSVDAEEPDSRGGSPQMDDIKVFQNEVLGTLQRGKEENISCDNLVLEINSLKYAYNISLKEVMQVLSHVVLEFPLQQMDFPLDPSRYCALLLPLLKAWSPVFRNYVKRVADHLEALAAIEDFFLEYEALGSSMAKVLMAFYQLEILAEETILLWFSQRDTTDKGRQLRKNQQLQRFIQWLKEAEEESSEGD, from the exons ATGGCGGCCCCTGTGGTGGCGCCGCCTGGTGTGTCGGTTAGTCGGGCCAACAAGCGCAGCGGCGCGGGATCGGGAGGCGGCGGTGGCGGGGGAGCCAGAGGGGCGGAGGAGGAACCGTCGCCGCCCCTGCAAGCAGTTCTGGTGGCCGATAGCTTCGATCGCCGCTTCTTCCCCATCTCCAAGGACCTGCCTCGG GTCCTCTTGCCCCTGGCCAATGTGGCATTAATTGACTATACTTTGGAATTCCTGACTGCCACAGGTGTACAGGAAACATTTGTCTTTTGTTGCTGGAAAGCTGCTCAAATCAAAGAACATTTACT GAAGTCCAAGTGGTGCCGCCCTACATCTCTCAATGTGGTCCGAATAATTACATCAGCACTGTATCGATCACTGGGAGATGTCCTCCGTGATGTTGATGCCAAGGCCTTGGTGCACTCTGACTTCATTCTGGTGTATGGGGATGTTGTCTCCAACATCAATATCACCAGAGCCCTTGAGGAACACAG GTTGAGACGGAAGCTAGAAAAGAATGTTTCTGTGATGACGATGATCTTCAAGGAGTCATCCCCCAGCCACCCGACTCGCAGCCCTGAAGACAATGTGGTAGTGGCTGTGGACAGTGCCACCAACAGGGTTCTCCATTTTCAGAAGACCCAGGGTCTCCGGCGTTTTTCATTTCCTCTG AGCCTGTTTCAGGGCAGTCGAGATGGGGTGGAGGTTCGCTATGATTTACTGGACTGTCAAATCAGCATCTGTTCTCCTCAG GTGGCACAACTCTTTACAGACAACTTCGACTACCAAACTCGAGATGACTTTGTGAGAGGTCTCTTAGTAAATGAGGAG ATCCTAGGGAACCAGATCCACATGCACGTAACAACTAAGGAATACGGTGCCCGTGTCTCCAACCTACACATGTACTCGGCTGTCTGTGCTGACGTCATCCGCCGATGGGTCTACCCTCTCACCCCGGAGGCAAACTTCACTGACAGCAGCACCCAGAGCTGCACTCATTCCCGGCACAACATCTACCGAGggcctgaggtcagcctgggccaTGGCAGCATCCTGGAGGAAAATGTGCTCCTGGGGTCGGGCACTGTCGTTGGCAGCAATTGCTTTATCACCAACAGTGTCATTGGCCCCGGCTGCCACATTG GTGATAACGTGGTGCTGGACCAGACTTACCTGTGGCAGGGTGTTCGAGTGGCTGCTGGAGCACAAATCCATCAGTCTCTGCTTTGTGACAATGCTGAGGTCAAGGAACAAGTGACCCTGAAGCCACGCTGTGTCCTTACTTCCCAG GTGGTAGTGGGCCCCAACATCACGCTGCCTGAGGGCTCGGTGATCTCTTTGCACCCTCCAGATAcagaggaagatgaagatgagGGCCAGTTCAGTGATGATTCTGGGGCTGaccaagaaaaggagaaagtgaagATGAAAG GTTACAATCCAGCAGAAGTAGGAGTTGCTGGCCAGGGCCACCTCTGGAAAGCTGCAGGCATGAACACggaggaagaggagaaactgCGGCACAGCCTGTGGG AACTCAATATCAACATGGAAGAGGAGAGTGAAACTGAAAGTGAACGAAGTGTGGATGCTGAGGAGCCGGACAGCCGGGGAGGCTCCCCTCAGATGGATGACATCAAAG TGTTCCAGAATGAAGTTTTAGGAACGCTGCAGCGGGGCAAAGAGGAGAACATTTCTTGTGACAATCTAGTCCTGGAAATCAACTCTCTCAA GTATGCCTATAACATAAGTCTGAAGGAGGTAATGCAGGTACTGAGCCACGTGGTCCTGGAGTTCCCCCTGCAGCAGATGGATTTCCCGCTTGACCCAAGCCGCTACTGTGCCCTGCTGCTTCCT CTGCTCAAGGCCTGGAGCCCTGTTTTTAGGAACTACGTAAAGCGTGTAGCTGACCATTTGGAAGCGTTAGCAGCCATTGAGGACTTCTTCCTAGAATATGAAGCTCTTGGTTCTTCCATGGCCAAG GTACTGATGGCTTTCTACCAACTGGAGATCCTGGCCGAGGAAACAATTCTACTCTGGTTCAGCCAAAGAGATACAACTGACAAGGGCCGGCAGTTGCGCAAGAATCAACAG CTGCAGAGGTTCATCCAGTGGCTaaaagaggcagaagaggagtCATCTGAAGGTGACTGA
- the EIF2B5 gene encoding translation initiation factor eIF2B subunit epsilon isoform X2: MRERKLSTQMSLKSKWCRPTSLNVVRIITSALYRSLGDVLRDVDAKALVHSDFILVYGDVVSNINITRALEEHRLRRKLEKNVSVMTMIFKESSPSHPTRSPEDNVVVAVDSATNRVLHFQKTQGLRRFSFPLSLFQGSRDGVEVRYDLLDCQISICSPQVAQLFTDNFDYQTRDDFVRGLLVNEEILGNQIHMHVTTKEYGARVSNLHMYSAVCADVIRRWVYPLTPEANFTDSSTQSCTHSRHNIYRGPEVSLGHGSILEENVLLGSGTVVGSNCFITNSVIGPGCHIGDNVVLDQTYLWQGVRVAAGAQIHQSLLCDNAEVKEQVTLKPRCVLTSQVVVGPNITLPEGSVISLHPPDTEEDEDEGQFSDDSGADQEKEKVKMKGYNPAEVGVAGQGHLWKAAGMNTEEEEKLRHSLWELNINMEEESETESERSVDAEEPDSRGGSPQMDDIKVFQNEVLGTLQRGKEENISCDNLVLEINSLKYAYNISLKEVMQVLSHVVLEFPLQQMDFPLDPSRYCALLLPLLKAWSPVFRNYVKRVADHLEALAAIEDFFLEYEALGSSMAKVLMAFYQLEILAEETILLWFSQRDTTDKGRQLRKNQQLQRFIQWLKEAEEESSEGD; this comes from the exons ATGCGAGAGAGGAAACTGTCTACTCAGATGTCATT GAAGTCCAAGTGGTGCCGCCCTACATCTCTCAATGTGGTCCGAATAATTACATCAGCACTGTATCGATCACTGGGAGATGTCCTCCGTGATGTTGATGCCAAGGCCTTGGTGCACTCTGACTTCATTCTGGTGTATGGGGATGTTGTCTCCAACATCAATATCACCAGAGCCCTTGAGGAACACAG GTTGAGACGGAAGCTAGAAAAGAATGTTTCTGTGATGACGATGATCTTCAAGGAGTCATCCCCCAGCCACCCGACTCGCAGCCCTGAAGACAATGTGGTAGTGGCTGTGGACAGTGCCACCAACAGGGTTCTCCATTTTCAGAAGACCCAGGGTCTCCGGCGTTTTTCATTTCCTCTG AGCCTGTTTCAGGGCAGTCGAGATGGGGTGGAGGTTCGCTATGATTTACTGGACTGTCAAATCAGCATCTGTTCTCCTCAG GTGGCACAACTCTTTACAGACAACTTCGACTACCAAACTCGAGATGACTTTGTGAGAGGTCTCTTAGTAAATGAGGAG ATCCTAGGGAACCAGATCCACATGCACGTAACAACTAAGGAATACGGTGCCCGTGTCTCCAACCTACACATGTACTCGGCTGTCTGTGCTGACGTCATCCGCCGATGGGTCTACCCTCTCACCCCGGAGGCAAACTTCACTGACAGCAGCACCCAGAGCTGCACTCATTCCCGGCACAACATCTACCGAGggcctgaggtcagcctgggccaTGGCAGCATCCTGGAGGAAAATGTGCTCCTGGGGTCGGGCACTGTCGTTGGCAGCAATTGCTTTATCACCAACAGTGTCATTGGCCCCGGCTGCCACATTG GTGATAACGTGGTGCTGGACCAGACTTACCTGTGGCAGGGTGTTCGAGTGGCTGCTGGAGCACAAATCCATCAGTCTCTGCTTTGTGACAATGCTGAGGTCAAGGAACAAGTGACCCTGAAGCCACGCTGTGTCCTTACTTCCCAG GTGGTAGTGGGCCCCAACATCACGCTGCCTGAGGGCTCGGTGATCTCTTTGCACCCTCCAGATAcagaggaagatgaagatgagGGCCAGTTCAGTGATGATTCTGGGGCTGaccaagaaaaggagaaagtgaagATGAAAG GTTACAATCCAGCAGAAGTAGGAGTTGCTGGCCAGGGCCACCTCTGGAAAGCTGCAGGCATGAACACggaggaagaggagaaactgCGGCACAGCCTGTGGG AACTCAATATCAACATGGAAGAGGAGAGTGAAACTGAAAGTGAACGAAGTGTGGATGCTGAGGAGCCGGACAGCCGGGGAGGCTCCCCTCAGATGGATGACATCAAAG TGTTCCAGAATGAAGTTTTAGGAACGCTGCAGCGGGGCAAAGAGGAGAACATTTCTTGTGACAATCTAGTCCTGGAAATCAACTCTCTCAA GTATGCCTATAACATAAGTCTGAAGGAGGTAATGCAGGTACTGAGCCACGTGGTCCTGGAGTTCCCCCTGCAGCAGATGGATTTCCCGCTTGACCCAAGCCGCTACTGTGCCCTGCTGCTTCCT CTGCTCAAGGCCTGGAGCCCTGTTTTTAGGAACTACGTAAAGCGTGTAGCTGACCATTTGGAAGCGTTAGCAGCCATTGAGGACTTCTTCCTAGAATATGAAGCTCTTGGTTCTTCCATGGCCAAG GTACTGATGGCTTTCTACCAACTGGAGATCCTGGCCGAGGAAACAATTCTACTCTGGTTCAGCCAAAGAGATACAACTGACAAGGGCCGGCAGTTGCGCAAGAATCAACAG CTGCAGAGGTTCATCCAGTGGCTaaaagaggcagaagaggagtCATCTGAAGGTGACTGA
- the LOC141585404 gene encoding uncharacterized protein LOC141585404, with protein MILVSPMARASGPEARARPARAAGPSLPHGGGGGARRAARPSGSTRRLNPARRRPAAPAPLFSGRSRVPAPPAAAAAAASAPHSPGWAGGRYSSGGRGPPGPGLRPGPLPSPGPARPRPGAPRPRPPHGGAGLAADGWASTRLRGRPAPWPGRGARSRVLRDGRGDSPGGRRSRTRDALTLDPSGMGGSSAVRGEWNAGIALVPRNGLRKEGGSDSGSLEGSDRNMALQGFLSSTTAVAESTKLISSRAGQHPVRIPPYSLSVQLQGSGSRNGLNEE; from the coding sequence ATGATCTTGGTCTCGCCCATGGCTCGGGCCTCGGGCCCGGAGGCCCGCGCGCGGCCTGCTCGGGCGGCGGGGCCGAGCCTCCCAcacggtggcggcggcggcgcgcggCGCGCGGCGCGGCCCAGCGGCTCAACCCGGCGGCTCAACCCCGCTCGGCGGCGGCCCGCGGCGCCAGCTCCCTTGTTCTCCGGCCGCTCCCGGGTCCCAgcgccgcccgccgccgccgcggccgccgctTCCGCTCCCCACTCTCCCGGCTGGGCCGGCGGCCGCTACTCTTCCGGTGGCCGCGGCCCTCCCGGCCCTGGGCTGCGTCCCGGCCCGCTCCCCTCCCCCGGCCCGGCGCGGCCCCGCCCCGGCGCGCCCCGCCCTCGGCCGCCGCACGGAGGCGCCGGCCTCGCGGCAGATGGCTGGGCTTCCACCCGGCTCCGCGGACGTCCCGCCCCCTGGCCGGGCCGCGGCGCTCGGTCCCGGGTCCTTAGAGACGGAAGGGGAGATTCACCGGGAGGGCGGCGTTCCCGGACCCGCGACGCCCTGACTCTGGACCCGAGTGGGATGGGTGGTTCCTCTGCGGTCCGAGGGGAGTGGAATGCAGGGATTGCTTTGGTCCCCAGAAATGGTCTACGGAAAGAGGGTGGCTCTGACTCTGGATCCCTGGAGGGGAGTGACCGCAACATGGCCCTTCAGGGTTTCTTGAGTAGCACTACTGCTGTCGCGGAGTCTACGAAACTGATCTCCTCAAGGGCAGGACAGCATCCAGTTCGGATTCCTCCCTATAGCCTTAGCGTCCAGTTGCAAGGCAGTGGTTCAAGAAATGGACTGAATGAAGAATAA